The Flavobacterium commune genome contains a region encoding:
- a CDS encoding DUF5683 domain-containing protein, producing MNKIISIALFLIILSNTSALAQKTAKTEEAVAKDTLKSIDIDPLTPAKAAFYSAVLPGLGQAYNKKYWKIPLVYGAIGTSLYFYLDSNKKYHQFRDAYKRRLEGYTDDEFSFLDDSRLIAGQKFYQRNRDFSTLFIVGFYVLNIIDANVDAALMQFNVDDRLSIKPTLYRNDINLKTNVGLSLNYNF from the coding sequence GTGAACAAAATTATTTCCATAGCACTATTTCTAATTATTTTAAGCAACACTTCTGCATTGGCACAAAAAACAGCCAAAACAGAAGAAGCAGTAGCCAAAGACACTCTGAAGTCAATTGACATCGATCCTTTAACACCGGCAAAAGCAGCATTTTATTCGGCCGTTTTACCGGGTTTGGGTCAGGCTTACAATAAAAAATATTGGAAAATTCCATTGGTTTATGGAGCCATTGGAACCAGTCTGTACTTTTATTTAGACAGCAATAAAAAATACCATCAATTTAGAGATGCTTACAAACGAAGATTAGAAGGATATACCGATGATGAATTTTCGTTTTTGGATGACAGCCGATTGATTGCGGGACAAAAATTTTACCAGCGAAATCGGGATTTCTCTACTTTGTTCATCGTAGGTTTTTATGTTTTAAATATCATCGATGCCAATGTTGATGCGGCATTAATGCAGTTTAATGTTGACGACCGACTGTCGATAAAACCTACTCTTTACAGAAACGATATCAATCTTAAGACAAACGTAGGGCTTAGCCTTAATTATAACTTTTAA
- a CDS encoding ParB/RepB/Spo0J family partition protein, producing MTKAIKKQALGRGLSALLKDPENDIKSVEDKNADKVVGNIIELEIEAIEINPFQPRSNFNEESLKELATSIKELGVIQPITVRKLEFNKYQLISGERRLRASKLVGLTHVPAYIRIANDNESLVMALVENIQRHDLDPIEIALSYQRLMDEIQLTQEQMSERVGKKRSTIANYLRLLKLDPIIQTGIRDGFISMGHGRAIINIEDLDAQTDIYQKIVSQNLSVRDTETLVKNYHESLKPKAAVAKTKAASFDVNESQKRIFNAYFGNLVDIKVATNGKGKITIPFQSEDDFNRIIELIKG from the coding sequence ATGACGAAAGCGATAAAAAAACAGGCTTTAGGAAGAGGTTTATCGGCTTTACTAAAAGACCCTGAAAACGATATTAAATCTGTAGAAGATAAAAATGCAGACAAAGTTGTTGGAAATATTATTGAACTTGAAATTGAAGCTATTGAAATCAACCCGTTTCAGCCCAGAAGCAATTTCAACGAAGAATCTTTAAAAGAATTAGCCACTTCCATCAAGGAATTAGGTGTAATCCAACCTATTACTGTTCGAAAATTAGAGTTCAATAAATACCAGTTAATTTCGGGAGAGCGTCGTTTGCGTGCTTCAAAATTAGTTGGATTAACTCATGTTCCGGCTTACATCCGAATTGCGAATGACAATGAATCTCTTGTTATGGCATTGGTTGAAAACATTCAACGTCATGACTTAGATCCTATCGAGATAGCTCTTTCGTACCAACGCTTAATGGATGAAATCCAGCTGACTCAGGAACAAATGAGTGAGCGCGTAGGAAAAAAACGCTCTACAATTGCTAATTATTTGAGACTTTTAAAACTGGATCCAATTATCCAAACGGGAATTCGTGACGGTTTCATCAGTATGGGTCACGGTAGAGCCATCATCAACATTGAGGATCTGGATGCACAAACGGATATTTACCAAAAAATTGTAAGTCAGAATCTTTCGGTTCGCGACACCGAAACTTTGGTAAAAAACTACCACGAAAGTCTAAAACCAAAAGCAGCTGTTGCAAAAACAAAAGCAGCTTCATTTGATGTAAACGAAAGTCAAAAAAGAATTTTTAATGCTTATTTTGGAAACTTAGTTGACATCAAAGTTGCTACTAATGGAAAAGGGAAAATTACTATTCCATTCCAGTCTGAAGACGATTTTAATCGAATTATTGAATTAATTAAGGGATAG
- a CDS encoding ParA family protein produces the protein MGKIIAIANQKGGVGKTTTSVNLAASLGVLEKKVLLIDADPQANASSGLGIDVESVEIGTYQILEHSNTPKEAVVPCTAPNVDVIPAHIDLVAIEIELVDKENREYMLKKALESVKDDYDYIIIDCAPSLGLLTLNALTAADSVVIPIQCEYFALEGLGKLLNTIKSIQKIHNPDLDIEGLLLTMYDSRLRLSNQVVEEVQKHFNDMVFETIIQRNVKLSEAPSFGESIINYDATSKGATNYLHLAQEIIKKNIQ, from the coding sequence ATGGGCAAAATCATTGCGATTGCTAATCAAAAAGGAGGCGTTGGAAAGACTACAACATCTGTAAATCTTGCAGCTTCCCTAGGTGTTTTAGAGAAAAAAGTATTATTAATAGACGCTGATCCTCAGGCAAATGCCAGTTCCGGATTAGGTATCGATGTGGAAAGTGTAGAAATTGGTACTTACCAAATTCTGGAACACAGCAATACTCCAAAAGAAGCTGTAGTACCATGTACTGCTCCTAATGTTGATGTTATTCCTGCTCACATCGACCTTGTGGCTATCGAAATTGAATTAGTTGACAAGGAAAACAGAGAATACATGCTTAAAAAAGCATTAGAAAGTGTAAAAGACGACTACGATTATATCATTATTGACTGCGCGCCTTCGCTTGGACTGTTGACATTAAATGCCTTAACAGCTGCCGATTCTGTAGTGATTCCTATTCAATGCGAATATTTTGCTTTGGAAGGTTTGGGTAAATTATTAAATACAATAAAAAGTATTCAAAAAATCCACAATCCTGATTTAGACATTGAAGGTTTACTATTGACTATGTACGATTCGAGATTGCGTTTATCAAATCAGGTAGTTGAAGAGGTACAAAAGCATTTTAACGATATGGTTTTTGAAACTATTATCCAACGAAATGTAAAATTGAGTGAAGCACCTAGTTTTGGTGAAAGTATCATTAACTATGATGCTACTAGTAAAGGCGCGACCAATTATTTACATCTTGCTCAGGAAATTATAAAGAAAAACATCCAATAA
- the trxB gene encoding thioredoxin-disulfide reductase: MSDTIEKIKCLIIGSGPAGYTAAIYAARANMNPILYQGMQPGGQLTTTNEVENFPGYVDGVTGPEMMIQLQQQAQRFGADIRDGWATKVDFSGDIHKVWINDTIELHCETVIISTGASAKYLGLPSEQHYLQMGGGVSACAVCDGFFYRNQEVVIVGAGDSACEEAHYLSKLCKKVTMLVRSEKFRASKIMEERVRKTENIEILLNHDTVEVIGDGQVVEAIKVLNKTTNETYDIPATGFFVAIGHKPNTDIFKDYLTLDETGYIINTPGTSKTNVEGVFVAGDAADHVYRQAITAAGTGCMAALDAERYLAAKG, encoded by the coding sequence ATGTCAGATACAATCGAAAAAATAAAATGTCTTATTATAGGTTCTGGTCCTGCGGGTTATACTGCAGCAATTTATGCGGCCAGAGCTAATATGAATCCAATATTATACCAAGGAATGCAACCAGGAGGTCAATTGACTACTACTAATGAAGTAGAGAATTTTCCGGGATATGTTGATGGAGTTACGGGGCCGGAAATGATGATTCAGTTGCAGCAACAAGCGCAACGTTTTGGTGCAGATATTCGTGATGGATGGGCTACTAAAGTGGATTTTTCAGGAGATATTCATAAGGTGTGGATTAATGATACTATCGAATTACACTGTGAAACGGTAATTATTTCTACTGGGGCTTCGGCTAAATATTTAGGATTACCATCAGAACAACATTATTTACAAATGGGTGGTGGAGTTTCGGCTTGTGCCGTTTGTGATGGTTTTTTCTATAGAAATCAGGAAGTAGTGATTGTAGGAGCAGGGGATTCAGCTTGTGAAGAAGCGCATTATTTGTCAAAACTTTGTAAAAAAGTAACTATGCTGGTAAGAAGTGAGAAATTCAGAGCTTCAAAAATCATGGAAGAAAGAGTTCGTAAAACGGAGAATATTGAGATTTTATTAAACCACGACACGGTTGAAGTTATAGGAGATGGTCAGGTAGTGGAAGCTATCAAAGTATTGAATAAGACTACCAATGAAACTTATGATATTCCAGCGACAGGTTTCTTTGTGGCTATTGGTCATAAACCTAATACTGATATTTTTAAAGATTATTTAACTCTGGATGAAACAGGTTATATTATTAATACGCCTGGAACTTCAAAAACGAATGTTGAAGGTGTTTTTGTAGCCGGAGATGCTGCTGATCATGTATACCGTCAGGCGATTACTGCTGCTGGTACTGGTTGTATGGCTGCTTTGGATGCCGAAAGATATTTGGCTGCTAAAGGATAA
- a CDS encoding GIN domain-containing protein, with the protein MKKFSILLLAFLSSTIILAQKKEKISGSKTIVTKQKNIKNFSAIEVQDNLIVSLERGEYPEIKLEADDNLIDIIDIDVTDSVLHLSTSKNVVKSKSLKVKITYTEQLNSITSKNEAVVNAIQEILTENLNIKTFDDSKIFMNAKTTHFLLQADGSSKIELNLSSEKIKFELTKNAELKSLVKTTDLAIDMYQKTKAKIEGEADSSIIRLENNSELEASKLDIKSIELITEGQSKAAVNPKKDIIINASEKSEIDLYGEAKIEMNQFIDKAKISKK; encoded by the coding sequence ATGAAAAAATTTAGCATCCTACTTCTGGCCTTTTTATCCAGCACCATTATTCTAGCTCAGAAAAAAGAAAAAATAAGCGGTTCAAAAACAATCGTAACAAAGCAAAAAAACATCAAAAACTTCAGTGCTATTGAAGTACAAGACAATCTGATTGTTTCATTAGAAAGAGGTGAATATCCTGAAATAAAATTGGAAGCCGATGATAATTTAATTGACATTATAGACATTGATGTTACTGATAGCGTCCTGCATCTTTCTACTTCTAAAAATGTGGTAAAGAGTAAATCTTTAAAAGTAAAAATTACATACACCGAACAACTAAACAGTATTACATCAAAAAATGAAGCTGTAGTTAATGCAATCCAGGAAATCCTTACGGAAAATCTGAACATCAAAACTTTTGACGATTCAAAAATATTCATGAATGCCAAAACAACCCATTTTCTATTACAGGCTGACGGCAGTTCAAAAATTGAGCTGAATCTAAGCAGTGAAAAAATAAAATTCGAATTAACTAAAAATGCAGAACTGAAATCCTTAGTAAAAACCACTGATTTAGCCATAGATATGTATCAAAAAACAAAGGCTAAAATTGAAGGTGAAGCTGATAGTAGTATCATCCGATTAGAAAACAATTCAGAATTAGAAGCCTCTAAATTAGATATAAAAAGCATCGAATTAATTACTGAAGGACAAAGCAAAGCAGCTGTAAATCCTAAAAAAGACATTATTATCAACGCCAGCGAAAAATCGGAAATAGATCTTTATGGTGAGGCTAAAATCGAGATGAATCAATTTATAGACAAAGCCAAAATATCTAAAAAATAA
- a CDS encoding head GIN domain-containing protein translates to MLVSLKNSLIVFAAATLISCNNNHHHHSIKGNGNIVTQKRDIEDNFKSIEANSGIEVIVEQADRTRIAVEADENIQNSITTKVRNGVLIISRKNGSYSSHHGQKVFITVPVIEELTANSASSIKTKNTLKGENISLNTSSAAKIEAQLSIDNIKANSSSASKIDIKGMALNLDAEASSASKIEAEDLLVNTITVETSSGSKVSVHPILSLKADASSGSRIEYHNNPKQIEKTSSSGASIEPD, encoded by the coding sequence ATGTTAGTAAGCTTAAAAAATAGCCTGATTGTTTTTGCCGCAGCAACATTGATTTCCTGCAACAACAACCATCATCATCATTCAATTAAAGGTAATGGCAATATTGTTACCCAAAAAAGGGATATTGAAGACAATTTTAAAAGTATCGAAGCTAACAGCGGTATCGAAGTAATCGTTGAACAGGCTGACAGAACCCGAATTGCAGTAGAAGCCGATGAAAATATTCAAAATAGTATTACTACCAAAGTTAGAAATGGTGTTTTGATTATCAGTCGAAAAAACGGAAGCTACAGCAGTCATCATGGACAAAAAGTTTTTATAACCGTTCCTGTCATCGAGGAATTGACAGCCAATAGCGCTTCATCAATAAAAACCAAAAACACTTTAAAAGGAGAAAATATTAGTCTAAACACTTCGAGTGCCGCAAAAATAGAAGCGCAATTATCCATTGATAACATCAAAGCCAATAGCAGTAGCGCCAGCAAAATTGACATTAAAGGAATGGCACTCAACCTCGATGCAGAAGCCTCTAGTGCCAGCAAGATAGAGGCCGAAGATTTGCTTGTAAATACTATTACAGTGGAAACTTCAAGCGGATCAAAAGTTAGTGTTCATCCTATCCTAAGTCTAAAAGCTGATGCCAGCAGCGGAAGCCGGATTGAATACCACAATAATCCGAAACAAATTGAAAAAACCTCAAGTTCCGGAGCAAGTATTGAACCGGACTAA
- a CDS encoding PspC domain-containing protein, whose amino-acid sequence MNKTVNINLGGVFFHIDEDAYQKLSRYFDAIKRSLNNASGQDEVIKDIEMRIAELLGEKQKSDKHVVGLKEVDEVIAIMGQPEDYILEDEPKTFENNYQQSGTGKSKKLYRDGEKGMIGGVAAGLGHYFNVDAVWIRVVLLLLVFAGFGTGIFAYIILWIVTPEAKTTSEKLEMTGEPVNISNIEKKVRQEFENVSEKIKNADYDKYGNQIKKNASNVGNSLGNFILSVFKIIAKFLGIMLIIAGISILVILLIGVFTLGTNTFIDFPWQGFVETGNFTDYPIWTFGLLMFFAIGIPFFFLTLLGFKLLAPNTKSIGSIAKYTLLALWIIAIALAVSLGLKQASAFAMDGRVVKKEALNIPLQDTLQIKFQHNDYYAKDIYDRSEFKITQDSTNNDIIYSNEVRFRIQKSNENYSYIQIEKEAKGKSFSEAREKAEQIHYQYKIIGNQLIFDNYLLTDLKNKFRNQHIEITLFLTEGTIFKIDSSVHDYDQSDDDFFDLDYDTDEAIYKVNHSEAACLNCSDNENTEIKTTSESQTTDTIINSDTQIEELKIGKDGVIIKTK is encoded by the coding sequence ATGAACAAAACTGTAAATATAAACCTGGGTGGTGTGTTTTTTCATATAGACGAAGACGCATACCAAAAACTTTCGCGCTATTTTGACGCTATCAAACGTTCTCTTAACAACGCTTCGGGACAGGATGAAGTAATTAAGGATATCGAAATGAGAATTGCCGAATTATTAGGCGAAAAACAAAAAAGTGACAAGCATGTTGTAGGCTTAAAAGAGGTAGATGAAGTGATTGCTATCATGGGACAACCGGAAGACTACATTCTGGAAGACGAACCAAAAACTTTTGAAAACAACTACCAACAAAGCGGAACCGGTAAATCAAAAAAACTATACCGTGATGGCGAAAAAGGAATGATTGGCGGGGTTGCAGCCGGTTTAGGTCATTACTTTAATGTAGATGCCGTATGGATTAGAGTGGTTTTACTTTTATTAGTATTTGCCGGCTTTGGTACAGGAATATTTGCCTACATCATTCTTTGGATTGTAACTCCAGAAGCCAAAACTACATCGGAAAAACTGGAAATGACTGGTGAACCTGTAAATATTTCGAATATCGAAAAAAAAGTAAGACAGGAATTTGAAAATGTTTCTGAAAAAATTAAAAATGCCGATTACGACAAATATGGTAATCAGATAAAAAAAAATGCTTCGAATGTAGGGAATTCATTAGGCAACTTTATTCTAAGCGTTTTCAAAATCATAGCTAAATTTCTGGGAATTATGCTAATAATTGCAGGCATCAGCATATTAGTCATTTTATTGATAGGCGTTTTTACATTAGGAACAAACACCTTTATTGATTTTCCATGGCAGGGATTTGTAGAAACAGGTAATTTTACTGATTATCCTATCTGGACTTTCGGCTTGTTAATGTTTTTTGCAATTGGTATTCCCTTCTTTTTCCTGACATTATTAGGCTTTAAATTATTAGCTCCTAATACAAAATCGATTGGGTCTATTGCCAAATACACTTTGCTGGCGCTTTGGATTATCGCTATTGCTTTAGCCGTTTCGTTGGGATTAAAACAAGCTTCAGCCTTTGCAATGGATGGTCGCGTAGTTAAAAAAGAAGCGTTGAATATTCCGTTACAGGATACTTTGCAAATTAAATTCCAGCACAATGATTATTATGCCAAAGACATTTATGATCGCTCCGAATTTAAAATCACTCAGGATTCAACCAATAATGATATTATTTATTCGAATGAGGTGCGTTTTAGAATACAAAAATCGAACGAAAATTATTCGTATATCCAAATCGAAAAAGAAGCCAAAGGAAAATCATTTTCAGAAGCCAGAGAAAAAGCGGAACAAATTCATTACCAATATAAAATAATTGGAAACCAGCTGATTTTTGATAATTATTTACTAACAGATTTAAAAAATAAATTCAGGAATCAACACATAGAAATCACATTATTTTTAACCGAAGGCACTATATTTAAAATAGATTCCAGCGTTCATGATTACGATCAATCTGATGATGATTTCTTTGATTTAGATTACGATACTGACGAAGCTATCTACAAAGTAAATCATTCAGAAGCTGCATGTTTGAATTGTTCTGATAATGAAAATACGGAAATTAAAACTACTTCTGAAAGTCAAACAACAGACACTATAATCAATTCTGACACACAGATTGAAGAATTAAAAATTGGCAAAGACGGTGTTATCATTAAAACCAAATAA
- a CDS encoding PadR family transcriptional regulator has product MNIENTKAQMRKGVLEFCILSVLKQQDAYTSEILETLKNAKLLVVEGTIYPLLTRLKNDGLLTYRWEESTSGPPRKYYGLTETGQTFLNELNGTWTELSNAVNLITNQKTES; this is encoded by the coding sequence ATGAACATTGAAAACACAAAAGCACAGATGCGTAAAGGTGTTCTCGAGTTTTGCATCTTATCCGTTTTAAAACAACAAGATGCCTATACATCAGAAATATTAGAGACATTAAAAAACGCAAAATTATTAGTCGTCGAAGGCACCATTTATCCTTTGTTAACCCGACTAAAAAACGACGGATTGTTAACCTATCGCTGGGAAGAATCAACCTCCGGACCACCAAGAAAGTATTATGGACTAACCGAAACAGGACAAACTTTCTTAAACGAACTAAATGGCACTTGGACTGAATTGTCAAATGCTGTAAATTTAATAACAAATCAAAAAACAGAGTCATGA
- a CDS encoding DUF4870 domain-containing protein has translation METKTEKTTAALAHLSALSQYFIPFGNFIFPIIIWSSKKDKSEFIDYHGKQVINFQLSLLLYSIIFALIAVPTFATVVFSSMDWNELLNDQDVIFEKINMADNINLITTGIVAVLLIILLKIAEFFLIIIGAISASNGEKYKYPITINFIK, from the coding sequence ATGGAAACCAAAACCGAAAAAACCACCGCAGCATTAGCTCACCTAAGTGCTCTTTCACAGTACTTTATCCCTTTTGGAAATTTTATTTTTCCAATAATAATTTGGAGTAGTAAAAAAGACAAATCTGAATTTATTGATTATCACGGCAAACAAGTCATCAATTTTCAACTGAGTCTTTTATTATACTCAATAATATTTGCTCTTATTGCCGTTCCCACATTTGCAACAGTAGTTTTTAGCAGTATGGACTGGAACGAACTATTAAACGATCAGGATGTTATTTTCGAAAAAATTAATATGGCTGACAATATTAATCTAATAACCACCGGAATTGTAGCTGTATTATTAATCATTCTATTAAAAATTGCTGAATTTTTCTTAATCATCATTGGGGCTATCAGTGCTTCGAATGGAGAAAAATACAAATATCCTATCACGATAAACTTTATTAAGTAA
- a CDS encoding DUF4442 domain-containing protein, protein MKLTVAKLNRFLLFKLPSAYICGVRVKEIDFTSCKVSVKHRWINQNPFNSMYFAVQAMAAELTTGALVMMHIQNSNRNIAMLVASNKSKFTKKATGRITFECQNANQIEMAIQNAITTREGQTFWLKSIGTNENGEQVSEMDFEWTIRLK, encoded by the coding sequence ATGAAACTTACGGTCGCAAAACTCAATCGCTTTTTGTTATTCAAATTACCATCGGCATACATTTGTGGTGTGCGGGTAAAAGAAATCGATTTTACTAGTTGTAAAGTGTCAGTAAAACACAGATGGATTAACCAGAATCCTTTCAATTCCATGTATTTTGCTGTTCAGGCAATGGCAGCCGAATTAACCACAGGAGCTTTAGTTATGATGCATATTCAAAACAGTAATCGAAATATTGCCATGCTGGTTGCTAGTAATAAAAGTAAGTTTACCAAAAAAGCAACTGGAAGAATTACTTTTGAATGTCAAAATGCAAATCAGATAGAAATGGCTATACAAAATGCAATAACAACTAGGGAAGGGCAGACTTTTTGGCTAAAATCTATTGGTACAAATGAAAATGGGGAGCAGGTTTCAGAGATGGATTTTGAATGGACTATTAGGTTAAAATAA